TTATGTTAATGCGCAAACATTCAAGTCAGATTCATCTGCAACCCAAGCGGTAGTTGACGAAAAGCCTTTGAAAAAATATACTAATCAAAGCGTTGTATTTCAGTTTATTGTTGAGCGCGATGGCAGCTTGAGTAATATCAGGATCATTAAGCATTTAACGCCCGAATTAGATTCAATTGCATTAAAACGGCTCAAATCGTCACCTAAATGGCAGCCTGCTACGTTAAACGGTAAGCCGATCAGAAAGAAATTTACCTTTCCGATGAAGTTTACAGGATATTACAACTAAAACATTAAAGGCCGATCTTATGATCGGCCTTTAATGTTTTATCCCTTTTTAAACTTATCAGCTAACAGCTTCAGCATGTCATCATTAACAGGTTTTGCCGGGGTATCATCCTTTTTTGGATAATTATTGTTCGGGCGGTTGTTTTGATATTGCTGCGGTTTTTGGTATTCCTTTTTTACAAAGTTTTGCTGTGCCGGTTGCTGCTGCGGTTTTGGCTGCTGCGGGCGGCTTTGTCTTTCAGCGGCCTTCTTAGCGCTCC
This genomic interval from Mucilaginibacter defluvii contains the following:
- a CDS encoding energy transducer TonB — encoded protein: MKKTLFTALLLGMGLYVNAQTFKSDSSATQAVVDEKPLKKYTNQSVVFQFIVERDGSLSNIRIIKHLTPELDSIALKRLKSSPKWQPATLNGKPIRKKFTFPMKFTGYYN